A stretch of Aspergillus nidulans FGSC A4 chromosome VI DNA encodes these proteins:
- a CDS encoding DNA-binding E3 ubiquitin-protein ligase SNT2 (transcript_id=CADANIAT00010373): MSSDRSPPPNSQSPFQSQLQSQQPPVRPDSPSSTSTPLPAAGCRRMPTPGQASRRGSVDSSTPQDPADAVNDAPAQPVTASASPSEATVTEPPSTSATPAPYGTRSRGRNAAPRPNYAEDRDIDVDLEIHNPAAKSNKRGAASSNLTNGAKPDSEKSGSRKSLTAANGSNSAAAKDGIPGTSSFLAKPDDTPSSSNSSRKRKQPASLTTNATNENAAKKVFTAAPGVAPGQSDSNMVTFDDRGAYLKDGKLTADDGTTFAVNDHVYLICEPPGEPYYLARIMEFLPNKNSPSGPIEALRVNWYYRPRDIQRNAADTRLVFASMHSDTCPLSSLRGKCQIRHASEIEDFDGYRKTRDCFWYDKMFDRYIHRYYEVIPTSKVINVPANVKRVLDERWRYVLVEVGKRKELTSAVKTSHREKRQLTYS, encoded by the exons ATGTCCTCGGATAGGTCACCGCCCCCCAACTCGCAGTCTCCATTCCAGTCGCAGCTCCAGTCTCAGCAACCACCCGTGAGGCCCGActcgccctcctccaccagcacACCTCTTCCCGCCGCGGGCTGCCGTCGCATGCCTACCCCTGGCCAGGCTTCTCGGAGGGGATCTGTGGATTCTTCCACCCCCCAAGATCCGGCCGATGCTGTAAATGATGCTCCTGCGCAGCCCGTCACGGCTAGCGCTTCTCCGTCTGAAGCTACTGTGACGGAACCGCCCAGCACTTCCGCCACTCCAGCGCCTTACGGTACGCGCTCACGAGGCCGCAATGCTGCTCCCCGGCCCAACTACGCTGAGGACCGCGACATTGATGTCGATCTGGAAATTCACAACCCCGCCGCAAAATCCAACAAACGCGGCGCCGCCTCCAGTAATCTGACTAACGGCGCAAAACCCGACAGCGAAAAGTCTGGCTCTCGAAAAAGCCTAACGGCCGCCAACGGGTCCAactccgccgccgccaaagaCGGTATCCCCGGCACCTCCTCGTTTCTTGCCAAACCAGACGATACTCCTTCGTCATCGAATTCTTCACGAAAACGCAAGCAGCCTGCAAGTCTCACCACGAACGCCACCAATGAAAATGCGGCCAAGAAAGTCTTCACGGCCGCACCAGGCGTTGCCCCAGGTCAAAGTGACTCCAACATGGTCACTTTTGACGACCGAGGCGCCTACTTGAAAGATGGGAAATTGACGGCCGACGATGGCACGACTTTTGCAGTGAACG ACCACGTCTATCTGATTTGCGAACCTCCCGGGGAGCCTTATTACTTGGCGCGGATAATGGAGTTTCTCCCAAACAAAAACTCGCCATCTGGACCGATTGAGGCGCTCCGGGTGAATTGGTATTACAGACCACGTGACATCCAACGTAACGCAGCGGATACGAGGCTGGTATTCGCCTCGATGCACTCCGACACATGCCCGCTTTCATCGTTGCGTGGAAAGTGCCAGATCAGACATGCTTCTGAAATTGAAGATTTCGATGGCTACAGGAAGACGCGGGATTGTTTCTGGTACGATAAAATGTTTGACCGGTACATACACCGGTACTACGAAGTCATCCCGACAAGCAAAGTCATCAATGTCCCTGCAAACGTCAAACGGGTCCTTGATGAGCGATGGCGATATGTTCTCGTCGAAGTCGGGAAACGGAAAGAGCTGACAAGCGCGGTTAAGACCT CACACCGGGAAAAGCGTCAACTGACCTATTCTTGA